From Longimicrobiaceae bacterium:
CGATCCTCGTGTTCCGTGAATGGGTCGCGGTGCTTCGGCACCCCCAGAACTCCCGTCATCCTTCCCTGATCGACGACGAGGCCCGGGTGCCACACCGAGGCCCGTTCGAACGGTTGTTCGGCGCGGAAGCTACCACCGCGCCTGTCGCCGCGTCAACCCGCCCGCGGGTGCGCCGGAGCGGTGATCCTGCGCTGGGGAGGCTCCCGCAAGCACGGGGTTCTCACGCACGCGGGCCACGCCTTGACGCGACCAGCCGCTGGAACTCCTGAATGATCGGCATGCGGGCGTAGTGCGACGGGGTGAAGGCCATCCTCACGAAGTCTTCCTGCGCGACGCGTGCACCCGATCGCCCCTCCAGGTAGCCCTCGGACTCGAACCCGCGCTGCCAGTCGTCGATCAGCCGAACCAGTGCCCTCCCCCGTGAAGTCAACGGCGCGACGAACGTCGGCTGCATCTCCTGGCCGTACCAGTAGGTCAGGCAGTCCGAGACGTTGACGTCGGCCAGGTGCTGCTCGACCAGGAACAGGACATACCCGAAGAGAAAGTCGTGCTCCCCCGGTCCCACCCCGAGTCCCGCCTCAATCTCGGCGTCGGCAAGGATCTCGGTCGCGACTTCCACCGCAAGGTCCATCCCGAAGTAGACGGACCGCGCGATATTCGTCAGGCCGTTGGCGAACAGGTCGAAGTACGAAAGCGGGAATGAGGCGTTCCCCGAAGTGGCTGCCACCATCGTCCGAAGAACGTCGTCGATCGCCAGAAACGGGAGCGAAGATGCACCGACCGTGGAGAAAAGCTGCTCGCGAGTCGCATCCTGCAGCCGGTTTTGCTTCGGTACCGCTATGTACGCCGACGACGACCTTTCCGGGCTCCTGAGGGCCTGCCGCGCGTCGGCCCAGTACGTCGCGCCGTCCGCCGGAGAGTGCAGGAAGACGAGAACCGGGATCGGGAAGCGCTCCCAGTAGAATCTATGCTTCGGATCCGGGTAGAACCGCCATTCCCGCCCGTTGTCATGAAAGTACGAGAGGCCGCTCTTGACCTGCGCCGCCACCAGCTGGCCAATCGCCTCACCTGCGTCGTTGACGAACTCAATCTGCCCATCGATGCCGACGTCGGACGTTGTGGTCTCCCGCCAGATCAGCCCCAGCCGGTTGACCTCGGCCGCGACGGCGAGAATCCCAGCACGCTCCACGGCCAGGTTCTGCGGCGCCCTGGGCATCGGCATTGGCATTGGCTGCGGCGTACCTCCAGTCCAATCGGTCTGGCCCGTCAGACCTTGGGGTTGAGGGTCTCCACGACCTCGGTCCCATCGGTGTGCGGTACCAGGCGCATATCGCCGAAGATGTTGGGGGCCTCCGCCTGGAGGAGCCTCAGGACCACCGCGGTAAGGCGCCGGATCTCCCTGTCGGCCGACCCGCTTCCCCGCATCTCGCAGAAGTGACGCCAGGCGCGGGCGTTCCCCGTCGCTACGATCTTAGTCTCGGCTGCGTTCGGGAGCACGGAGCGCGATGCCTCCCGCGCGCGCTTCTTCCGCATCGTTGCCGGACCGTCGTCGCCTACCTTTTCCGTCAACTGGTCGAGAAGCCTTCTGTAAGCCCCCAGCGAGTGCTCGCACGCCTCCCTCCAGGTGTCGAACTCCGGAGTGCTCTCTTCGATCTCCGGGGGAAGGACGAAGCCGATCTGCGATTCGTCTACGTACCGTTGACTCAGCTGAGAGTATCCCATACCGGCTCTGTGCCGCACCAGCTCGTGCGTGAGCGAGCGGCTCACCCCCTCGATGAGCAGCGACCACACGGCGTGCTCCAGCACGCTTCCGTGCTTCACCTTGAGGATGTTCGCCAGGTACGACTCGTTGCTCGTGCGCCCCGGGATGGTGCGGTGCCCCCCCTCCAGCCCCGCGTCCTCGCCGAAGCTCAGGTAGCACAGCCGCCCCGCGAACTCCGCGACGACCTCGCCCGCGACCTCGCTGTCGCTCTCCCAGCGGATGTGCTCCGGGTAGACGAACTCCTGGCGGGCGATTACGGTGACGCGCGGCGCGCGGATGATCTGCATGCGGGGCCTCCGGGGTCGGGGTTCGAGAGCGCGGAAAGTAGATCGTCGGCCTCGCCGCCACAAGGCGCGGGGGAGGGGCGCCCCGGTTGCGCGGGCGGGGCCGCGGCGCGCATCTTCGCTCGCGTGCCACTTCCACCGGAGGATCGCCTTTGAGGATCGTCTCGCTGCTCTCCAGCGCCACCGAGATCGTCTACGCGCTGGGGCTCCAGGACCGGCTCGTCGGGATCTCCCACGAGTGCGACCATCCGCCGGAGGCGCTCCGCCTCCCGCGCGCCAGCCGCTCGCGCTTCGACCCGGCGGGTCTCACAAGCGGCGAGATCGACGCCGCGGTGCGCCGCTGCATGGCGGAGTTCGGGAGCGTGTACGAGGTGGACCGCGCCCTCCTGCGGGAGCTGCGCCCGGACCTCATTCTCACCCAGGGAGTGTGCGAGGTGTGCGCCGTCCCCACCGGCTCCGTGCAGGAGGCGGTGCGGGAGCTCCCTGGGGCGCCCGTGGTGCTGTCGCTGGACGCGCACACCCTGGACGGGATCCTGGAGACGGTGCGGCAGGTGGCGGAGGCGGCTGGGGAGCCCCGCGCCGGCGCGGAGGCCGTGGCGCGGCTGCGGGAGCGGATGGACGCCGTCGCGGAGCGGGTGGCGGGCCGTCCCGGTCCCCGGGTGCTCGCACTGGAGTGGCTGGATCCCCCGTTCGCGCCGGGGCACTGGGTGCCGGAGATGGTGGAGCGGGCCGGCGGCGAGTGCCTGCTGGGGAAGGCAGGGGGGCGCTCGCTGCAGGTGCCCTGGGGCGAGGTGGAGGGCCTGGACCCGGAGCTGCTGCTCCTCCTCCCCTGCGGCTACGACATGGAGCACGCCCGCGCCGACGCCGACCGCAGCCGGGAGCGCCTCCGCGCGCTGGCGGGCGGGGTGGCGGACGAGGGGAGGGCGTGGGTGGGGCACAGCGCCTTCTTCAGCCGCTCCGGGCCGCGCGTGGTGCGGGGGATCGAAGCCCTCGCCGCCGCGTTCCACCCGGACCGCTTCCCCGGCGCGGACAGCGCCGGGATCCTGGAGCGCTGGCGCTAGGGCCGGCGCGGCGCTTGCACCCGGCGGCGCGGAGCGGGCCGGCCGGCGGCGCGCCCACCCCCAGCGGAGGAGACGGAGCGGATGCGGCTTTCCACCCGTGTGCACGGATTCCTGGATTACCTGGTCGGCGCGCTCGTCGCCGCTTCCCCCTGGCTCCTCGGCTTCGCGCAGGGCGGGGCGGAGACCTGGGTCCCGGTGGCGGTGGGCGGAGGGGCGATCCTGTACAGCCTCTTCACCGACTACGAGCTGGGCGCGGTGAAGCGGCTGCAGATGACCGTGCACCTGTGGCTGGACGCCATCGGCGGGATCGTGCTGGCCGCCTCCCCCTGGGTGCTGGGGTTCGACGAGCGCGTCTGGATCCCGCACCTCGCCTTCGGGCTCTTCGAGGTCGCGACGGCGTTCGTGACCGACACCATCCCCTCATACGAGCGCCGCCGTGCCCGCCGGCCGTGAGCTGGGCCCCGGCGCGCCGCTCGACGTCGACGCCCTCCCGCTCCGGGCCGAGGTCCACGCCTGGGCGTCCGGCCCCAAGGGCGTGCACGCCGTCCCGGTGGACGAGGCGGTCCGCCTCTTCCGCGAGCGCTGCGGGCCGGGGCGGACCGAGCCGGCGGAGGAGGTGGTCTGGATCGACCTCGTCCGCCCGGAGGAGGCGGAAGCCGCGTTCCTGCGCGACACCCTGCACTTCCACCCGCTCGCGGTGGAGGACTGCATCCGCGGGCGGCAGCGCCCCAAGGTGGACCGCTACCCGGGCTACTTCTTCCTGGTCCTCTACGCCACCCGCATCAACCCCGACCGGGAGCGGATGGCGCTCAACGAGATCCACATCTTCCTCGGCGAGCGCTTCGTCGTCACCGTCCACGACCAGAAGATCGGGCAGGTGGCCGAGGTGGTGGCCCGCTGGCGCGCGGCGCCGGGCCACTTCCGCGACACGGGGGCCATCGCCCACGCGCTCCTGGACGGCATCGTGGACGGGTACTTCCCCGTGCTCGACCACTTCTCCGAGCGGCTGGAGGACATGGAGGAGGCCATGCTCGCCGACCCGGACCCCGGCGGCGGGCTGCACGACGTGCTCGGCGTTCGCCGCGAGCTGACGCTGTTCCGCCGGGTGGTGGCCCCGCAGCGGGAGCTGTTCACCTCGCTGCTGCGCCGCGACGTCCCGTTCCTGCGCCCGGAGCTGATCCCGTACTTCCAGGACGTCCACGACCACGTCATGCGCGTCACCGAGGAGATCGACGCGCTCCGCGAGCTGCTGGCGGCGGTGGTGGACGCGTACCTGTCGGCCGCGTCCAACCGGCTGAACCACACCATGCGGCTGATGGCGGCGTGGTCCATCATCCTCATGGCCATGGCGTGGATCGCCGGGATCTACGGGATGAACTTCGACGTGATGCCCGAGCTGCACTGGCCCCTGGGGTACGCCTGGGCCCTGGGGGTGATGCTGGTGGTGGGAGGGGGGCTGTTCACGTACTTCCGCCGCAGGCGCTGGATCTGAGGACCCCTTCCGGCGCTCCGGGCGCAGGACGGGTCACAGCGAGAGCTGCGCCCCGACGGTGAGGAAGACCTGGTTCGTCCACCCGCGGTCCCCGTCGAAGTTGGAGACGTAGCTGTTCGCGCCGTAGCGGATCGCCAGGTTGGGAGAGAACGCGATGCCGCTGGAGATCCCCAGGTTCAGGGCCAGGTCGGTGGGTCCCCCCTCGTAGCGGGCCTGGCCCACCCCCGCCTCCAGGGCCAGGGGGAGCATCCCCTCCGCGCCGCCGCGGGGGACCTGCGAGTAGGCCAGGCCGGCGCTCCAGTGCTCCACCGTGACGTGTTCGCCGTGCACGACCACCCCGAAGGGGAGCCGCCCCGTCACGCGGGGCGTGGAGCGCCGGAAGTCGCCGAAGGCGGACCACTGCGGCAGCAGCCGGAGCCCCGCGCGGGCTCCGAGCATCCAGTCGCCCTCCAGCCTGGCGTCCCGGGTGGGGAGCGTGCCGAAGAACCCGTAGCCGACGTACGGTTCCACCGACACCGACAGGAGCCTTCCCGGCGCCTGCGAAGCCGCGGGGAGGGCGGCGGCAGCGGAAAGGAGCACGGCCGCGAGGAGGGTGCGATGCGTCATGGGCTTGCTGGCTCCGGGTTCGGGTTGCGGCATCATCGCAGGTCCCGCCCACCCGCGCAAGCCGGATGCGGCGGAACGTTGACAGCCGGGGAGCGCCGCCGGAGATTTCACGCCCGTTCCCTCCACGCCCGGAAGCGCCCCGCGACGCCATGCAGCTCCAGCCGTCCTTTCCCGAGTTCCTGAGCGCGGCGCGCGAGGCGACGCTCGTCCCGGTGTCCCGGGAGTTCCTCTTCGACACCGACACGCCGGTCACCGCGTACCACAAGCTCGCCCGTCCCCCGTTCGGCTTCCTGCTGGAGTCGGTCGTGGGCGGCGAGCGCTGGGCGCGGTACACCTTCCTGGGGACGGAGCCCCGCTCCGCCTGGCGCCTGGTCGGAGACCGCATCGACCGCTGGACCCCCGGGGAGGGGTGGCGGGAGGGGGAGCGATCCCCCGACCCGCTCGCGGAGTTCGAGCGCCTGGTGGGGCGGTACGCCCCCGCCGAGGCGCCGGGGCTCCCCCGCTTCTGGGGCGGGGCGGTGGGGTTCTTCGGGTACGACGTGGTGCGCCACGTGGAGCGCCTCCCGGACGCCCCGGCCGAGGGGCTCGGCCTTCCCGACGCGCTCTTCATGCTCACCGGAGTGGTCGTCGCCATCGACAACCTCTTCGGGCGCGCGCGCGCGGTGGCGGGAGTGGAGACGGAGGGGGCGGACGAGGCGGAGCTGCGCCGCCGCTACGATGCCGCGGCCGCCGAGGTGGACGCCGCCGTCGAGCGCATCCGGCGGGGCGCGGCGCCCGCCCCGCTCTCCCTGGGGAGTCCCGCGGCCGAGGACCCGCCGTTCCGGAGCACCTTCACTCGGGAGGACTTCGAGGATTCGGTGCGCCGCGTGCAGGAGTACGTCCGCGCCGGGGACGCCTTCCAGGTGGTGCTGTCGCAGCGGCTCTCGCTCCCGCTGGAGGTCCCCTCGTTCGAGCTGTACCGGGCGCTCCGGACGCTGAATCCCTCGCCGTACCTCTTCTACCTGGACCTGGACGGCTTCCAGCTCGTCGGCTCGTCGCCGGAGGTGATGGTGCGCCTGGAGGAGGGAAAGGTGACGGTCCGCCCGATCGCCGGCACGCGGCGCCGCGGCGCGAGCGAGGAGGAGGACGCCGCGCTCGCCGGGGACCTCCTGGCCGACGCCAAGGAGAAGGCGGAGCACCTGATGCTCCTGGACCTGGGCCGGAACGACGTGGGGCGCGTGGCCCGCTACGGGAGCGTGCGCGTCCCCCAGCGGATGGCGATCGAGAAGTACTCCCACGTCCTGCACCTGGTCTCCACCGTGGAGGGCGACCTGCGCGACGGGCTCTCGGCCGTGGACGTGCTGCGCGCGTCGTTCCCGGCGGGGACGGTCTCCGGCGCGCCCAAGGTGCGCGCGATGGAGATCATCGACGAGCTGGAGCCCTCCCGGCGCGGGCCGTACGCCGGGGCCGTCGGCTACTTCGCGCACGGGGGGCGGACGATGGACACCGCCATCGCCATCCGCACCGTGGTGGTGCAGGGCGGACAGGCCCACGTGCAGGCAGGCGCAGGCGTCGTGGCCGACTCCGTTCCCGCTGCGGAGTACGAGGAAACCCTGAACAAGGCGCGCGCCCTCCTCCGGGCGATGCAGATGGTCGGTCACGCGGGCGGGGGCGGGGCTTGACACCCCACGTCTCGTCCGCAAATATTTAGCTGTTCCGGAAAACTCTGCCGTTGTTCCCTATCTCCTTCCTTTCGGTAGGGCGGCGCGCCGGGACTCGTTTCCTTCCCGTGGTTCGCAAATCCCGTCGGTTCGGCTCCATCGCAGGCCAGTAGCTGTATGTGTTCGCATAGCCAGCCGGGCGCTACCGCCCGCCACTCCATCCAGCAAGCAGCCAAGGAGGAGATTCCGCCGGACGTTTCGTCGTGAAGGGCCCCTGCGTTCTTCCGTTTCCGAAGGGAGCCCCCCACCTGCGGCGCCGCACCTCGCGGATGCCGTGTAAGCCGTCTTCCAGCCTGTTGGGTTATGAACCGCCACAACCAAGGAGAGCGGGAATGAGAACGATTCGTTGGCTCTGGATGGCCTGCCTGGCACTGACGCTCGCGCCTGCGTCGCTGCTGGGGCAGGAGCCGGTGACGATTTCCGGACGGGTCACGCGCGAGGGCGGGGCCGGCGTCGCGACCGCCTCCGTGCGCATCCCCGCGCTCAGCGTCGGGGTGGTTACGGGCGAGGACGGCACCTACCGTCTCGTGGTCCCGGGTGCGCGCGTGCGCGCCGGGCAGCAGGTGCAGCTCGTGGCGTCGCAGGTGGGCCTCGCGCAGCAGTCGCGGACCATCACGCTGACGCCGGGCGCCAGCCTCACGCAGAACTTCCAGCTCGCGGCCGACCCGCTGCAGCTTGAGGCCATCGTGGTCACGGGCGCGGGCACCGAGACCCGGGCCGAGCGCCTGGGCACGACGCGCGCCTCCGTCTCCGGCGAGGAGATCGCCCGCTCCGCCGAGCCCAACGTGGTGCAGGCGCTCGCCGGGCGCGTGGCGAACGTGCAGACCACCCAGCAGGGCGGTGAGGCCGGGGCGGGGACCGCGATCCGCATCCGCGGCACCACCACCATCTCCGGGACGGGCCAGCCGCTCTTCGTGGTGGACGGCATGCCGGTGAACAACGAGACCCGTGTCGCCGGAAACATCATTACTGGGGCTCAGTCGGCCCTTGCCGGCGGCGCGGTCTCCAACCCGATGATGGCGTTCAACCCGGACGACATCGAGAGCATCGAGATCCTCAAGGGGCCGGCTGCCACCTCCATCTACGGCGCGGCCGCGGGTGCGGGCGGGGCGATCCTGATCACCACCAAGCGCGGACGTCCGGGGCGGACCACCTACGCCCTGCGCTCCTCGCTCCAGACCGACCGGCCGCTCAACCTGGTCGAGACGCAGCGGACGTTCGGCGTCGGGACCCAGGGGAAGACGCCGACCACCTGCGTACCGGGCGGGCAGACGAACTGCTTCCTGAGCGCCGGCTTCTTCAGCTGGGGCCCGACGATCCCCGAGGGGACACCCACTTACGACCACATCGGCGAACTGTACGAGACCGGCCGGGCCTGGGAGAACAGCCTGTCCGTCTCCGGCGGGAGCGAGCGCACCACGTTCTACCTGTCCGGGAGCGCGCTCAACCACGACGGCTTCATCGTCACCGACAACGACAAGTACGAGCGCTACACGGTGCGCCTGAACGGCACCCACCGCATGCGCGACAACTTCAATGTCGGCGGGAACTTCTCGTACGCGCAGACCGACGGCTCGTTCATCGAGCGCGGCAACTCGGTCAACGGCCTCCTCCTGGGCGCCGGCCGCAGCCCGGCCGAGTTCAACAACAAGGAGTACCTGCACCCCGTCACCGGCTTCCACCGCAGCTGGCGCTTCCCCAACCCGGGCCCCACGGCGGAGGTCGCCAACCGCGGGTTCGACAACCCGTTCTACGCCATCAACGAGATCAAGAACCTGGCGCAGACCTACCGCACCACCGGGAACGTCAACCTCGACTGGCAGGCGCTCTCCTGGCTGGGCGTTCGGTACAACCTGGGCGTGGACTACACCAGCGACGACCGGATGAGCGGGTACCCGAAGCAGGTCTCGGGCGCCGAGTCGGGCGGCTCGCTGACCCGCTGGCAGTTCTACGACCGGGTGCTCGACCACAACCTGGTGGTCAACGCCGACTACTCGCTGGGGAACAACCTCGCCGGCACCATCAGCCTCGGCCAGAACCTGAACGAGTCCTATTTCCGCCAGGTGTACGTCACCGGCCGTGAGCTGATCGCCCCGACGCCGTTCAAGCTCGCGAACACCGTAACCCGCGACGCGCCGAACGACCTCGAGCAGCGCGGACGCCTGGAGGGGTACTTCGTGCAGGGCACGATGGACGTCGCCGACCAGCTCTTCCTGACGGCCGGCATCCGGAACGACGGCTCTTCGCGCTTCGGTCCCGAGACCAACCGTGCCTGGTACCCGCGTGCCCAGGCGGCGTGGAGCTTCTCCCGCACCTTCGGGCTCCCGGAGTCGCTGGTGAGCATCGGCAAGGCTCGCGTCGCCTACGGTGAGAGCGGTCAGCAGCCGGCGTTCTACCTGCAGCAGGACATCGTCACCGGCAACAACGTCGTCGACTTCAACCCGGGCTCCGTGCTCAACCCCACGCTGGGCGGCGTCGGCGGGCTGTACTCCGCGGCCAACCGTGGGAACCCGGGGATCAAGCCGGAGCGCGTCGGCGAGCTGGAGGCGGGGCTGGACCTGGGCCTGTTCAACGCCCGCTCCGACATCAGCGTCACGTACTACCGCCAGCACGGCGAGGACGTGATCCTCAACGTCCCGACCGCGCACTCCACCGGGTTCTCGGGCGTCGCGCTGAACGCCGCCGAGGTCGAGAACCGCGGCTGGGAGGCGAACCTCAATGTGCGCGCCGTCGAGACCCGCGACCTGACCTTCAACGTCGGGCTGCAGTGGGCGCGCAACCGGAACGAGCTCCTGAGCCTGGGCGACACCCTGGTGACGGTGGCGGGCTTCTTCCAGGCCCAGTCGTTCGGCGGCCGCACCACCAACGCCGTGGTCGGGCACCCGCTGGGCGTGTTCCGCGGGCAGGACTTCGCCCGCTGCGGGCAGGACACCCGCCAGTTCGTGGTGGACGCCTGCAAGGCGGCCAACGCCCCGAACGGCGCCCTCTACATCGCCGAGAACGGGTTCCCGATCCGCGACCCGGACGTCCGGGTAATCGGCGACCCCAACCCGGACTGGACCGGCGGTCTGAACGCGGAGCTGGGCTTCCGCGGCCTGCGGCTGAGCGCGCTGGTGGAGACCCGCCAGGGCGGCACCGTGCAGAACATGACCCGTGCCTCCATGTACCAGTACGGGACGCACAAGGACACCGAGATCCGCGGTCAGCAGCGCACCTTCGGCTCGGACTTCTTCCCGGGGGCGGTCGTCGGGCCGGGCGCCAACAAGCCGGTCGTCCTGGGTGAGAACTGGTTCAGCGGCTCCGGCCTCGGGCACATCGGCGGCCCCGCCGCGCAGTTCCAGGAGGACGGCTCCTTCACCCGTCTGCGCGAGGTGGCGCTGGCCTACACCTTCGACCAGCCGTGGGTGAAGCGCGCCACCGGGTTGAGCAGCATCGATGCCCGCGTCGCCGGCCGGAACCTGGCACTGTGGACCGAATACACGGGCTTCGACCCGGAGGTCAACGTCGGCGGCGCCTCGGTGGGGAACCGCGGGATCGACTGGTGGGTCAACCCCACCGCCCGCACCCTGGTCTTCTCCGTCGGCCTCAACTACTGAACAGGAGCGGTTGATCCATGCATAGATCGGCAAAGCTGGCGGGAGTGCTCGCCCTGAGCCTGGGGGTCGTCGGGTGCACCGACTTCCTCACCGGCCCGGGGCTCACTGAGAACCCCAACAACCCGACCACGGCGAGCGCGTCGCAGCTCTTCGTGGGCATCCAGGCCAACCAGTTCGTGCAGCAGGAGGGACAGCTGGCCCGCACTTCCGCCTACTACACGCAGCAGCTGTCCGGGACGAACAACCAGCAGGCGGACTACGGCAGCGCGTACACGATGGGCGAGTCGGAGTTCAACGGCTGGTTCGCCAACGTGTACGGGGGCGGTGGCCTGCTGGACATGCGGAGGGTGCAGGCGATGGCCCGCGAGGCCGGCGACCAGAAGCTGGAGGGGATCGTCAAGGTCTGGGAGGCGTTCACCATCGGCATGGCCGCCGCGGGCTGGGGAGACATCCCATACCGTGAGGCACTCGACCCCAACAACCCGACGCCGAACCTGGACCCGCAGCAGCAGGTGTACGCCGATGTCCAGAAGGTGCTGGACGAGGCCATCGCGCTCCTGGGCGGCCCCTCCACGATGCCCGCCAACGTGGACCTGGTGTACGGCGGGAACGCCGGCCGGTGGCGGCGCGCGGCGTACACCCTGAAGGCCCGTTTCCACATGCACACCGCCGAGCGGCTGGGGCGGCCCGCCTACGAGGCGGCGCTCGCGGCGGCGCAGCAGGGGATCAACGAGGCGCCCACCTCGGTCGCGGACGCGGTTCACGGGCGGGCGCCGGGCAACTTCCGCACGCTGCACGACAACGAGCTGACCAAGGCCAACATCTGGGCGCAGTTCCTGGGGGCCCGGCAGGACCTGACGGCGAACCGGGTGCTGATCGACATGCTCAAGGGCCGTGCGGGCGATCCGCGCCTGGCCGGGTACTTCGATCCCGCGGGCGACGGGCAGTACCGGGGCGCGGACCAGTTCGGGCGCACCAACTCGCAGCCCATGTCCACGGTGGACAAGGAGACCCGGCTGCAGTTCACCTTCCGGCAGCCCCTCGTGACCTGGGCGGAGACCCAGCTGATCATGGCCGAGGCCAAGTTCCGGCTGGGCGACCCGGTCGGGGCGCTCCAGAACGTGAACAACGTTCGTACCGCGCTCGGGATGCCGGCCCTCGCGGGTCCGATCACCTTCGAGCAGGTCGCGGAGGAGAAGTACATCGCGATGTTCCAGAACATCGAGGTGTGGAACGACTGGAAGCGGACCTGCTACCCGAAGCTGACGCCCGGCGGGCCGAACTTCACCTCCGCGTCGATGATCCCGGCGCGCTGGGTGTACGGCCTCACCGAGCGGCAGAACAACCCCAACATCCCGCTGCCGTCGAAGGCGCCGGCGCGGAACTGGAACGACCCGAACCCCTGCTGATCGTACCGCAGGCCGACGGAACGTAGCACGAACGGTCCGGCCACCCCAGGGGCAGCCGGACCGTTCCCCTTGCCCCTCCGATCGAACGACCATGCGAGACCTGTCTTCCCACGCGGAGCTTCCGCGCCCGGAGCGCCGACGGCTCGGGTGGATCCGGTGCGTGTCTGCACTCGTCCTCCCGTGCGTGCTCCTTTCCGGGTGCTTCAACAACGTGCCGCTGCAGGGGAACGACCCGGCCCCCCGGAGCCGGGTGGTCGTCCGGCTCACGCCGGGTGGCTCGGACGAGGTGGCGCGCCAGGTGGGGCCGCGGGTGGTGGCCATCGAGGGCGACGTCGGCGAGGTCCACGACGACGCCATCCAGATGTTCGTGCGGGTCACGGAGGAGCAGAGTGGCGTGGACGCTCCCTGGCGCGGCGAGTCGGTGACCATCCCCCGGTCCGCGATCGCCTCGGTGGAGGAGCGGACGCTGAGCCGCCGCCGCTCCATCCTGATGGTCGGGGCCATAGCGGTGGGCGCGATCCTCATCGCCCGGATCTTCGTGTCCGGATTTGCCGGGAGCGAGGATCCCGACCCCGGCGGCGGGACTCCTGCCCAGTAGCCCGCCCCACGAGCAGCCCACGGCGTCCGTCCCTCCCCGGGACGGGCGCCGTTTCCGTTGGAGCAGACGTAAACGAAAACGGGGCCGCTGCTTGCGTTCGGGGCGCCGGGCCGGCGCCCTGACGGGGCGGACCATGGTCCGAGTCTTGCGCCCGCCTGGGCCTCATGGCAGACGGCACGAAGTTCCCAAACGACCGCCGCAACAGACCGAACGACCGTCGGGGCACGCCCGACCGCCGGAACGGCCGCGGCCCCGGGGGCCCACTGGACGACCGGAAGACCCGGTTCTCGGTGGGCTACCTCGTCTTCGCCTTCATGGCGCTGGTGGCCATCAACTACCTGCTCGCGGGGCAGGGAGAGAAGGAGATCCTCTACAGCGAGTTCAAGGAGCAGGTCCGCGCCGGGCACGTGAAGGGGGTGCGCCTGGGCGAGGCGGTCATCCACGCGGAGCCCATCGACTCCATCCAGAAGGCCGACGAGGTCCGGGCTTGGAGGGTGATCCGCACCGGGATCACCGACGACACGCTGGTTCCCCTCCTCGAAGCGCGCGGGGTCAGGGTTGCGGGGATGCCGCCCAACTGGCTCTCCGGCGTGCTGGGCTGGCTCCTCCCGCTCGCGCTGATCCTCCTATTCTGGTTCTGGATCCTGCGCCGGATGAACCCCACGCAGGGGGTGCTCACGGTGGGGAAGAGCCGCGCCCGGATCGTGGGCGAGGAGGGGACGGGGGTCACCTTCGACGACGTGGCCGGCGTGGACGAGGCGAAGCAGGAGCTGGTGGAGATCGTGGAGTTCCTGCGCACGCCGGAGAAGTTCGCCAACCTGGGGGCCAAGATCCCCAAGGGCGTGCTCCTGGTGGGTCCCCCGGGAACCGGGAAGACGCTGATCGCGCGGGCGGTGGCGGGGGAGGCGGGGGTCACCTTCTTCTCCATCTCCGGGGCGGAGTTCGTGGAGATGTTCGTGGGTGTGGGCGCGGCGCGGGTGCGCGACCTGTTCGCGCAGGCCAAGGCGCAGGCGCCGTGCATCATCTTCATCGACGAGCTGGACGCGCTGGGGAAGGCCCGCTCGCAGGGCGGGATCATGGGCGGGAACGACGAGCGGGAGCAGACGCTGAACCAGCTCCTGGTGGAGATGGACGGCTTCGACCCGCACATGGGCGTCATCATCATGGGCGCCACCAACCGCCCGGAGATCCTCGATCCGGCGCTCCTGCGCCCCGGCCGCTTCGACCGGCAGGTGCTGGTGGACCGCCCCGACGTGAACGGCCGGCTGGCGATCCTGCGGATCCACGCCAAGGACATCAAGCTGGCGCCCGACGTCCAGCTCGACCGGATCGCGCGGCGCACCCCCGGCTTCGT
This genomic window contains:
- a CDS encoding DUF4365 domain-containing protein, whose protein sequence is MPMPRAPQNLAVERAGILAVAAEVNRLGLIWRETTTSDVGIDGQIEFVNDAGEAIGQLVAAQVKSGLSYFHDNGREWRFYPDPKHRFYWERFPIPVLVFLHSPADGATYWADARQALRSPERSSSAYIAVPKQNRLQDATREQLFSTVGASSLPFLAIDDVLRTMVAATSGNASFPLSYFDLFANGLTNIARSVYFGMDLAVEVATEILADAEIEAGLGVGPGEHDFLFGYVLFLVEQHLADVNVSDCLTYWYGQEMQPTFVAPLTSRGRALVRLIDDWQRGFESEGYLEGRSGARVAQEDFVRMAFTPSHYARMPIIQEFQRLVASRRGPRA
- the thyX gene encoding FAD-dependent thymidylate synthase; its protein translation is MQIIRAPRVTVIARQEFVYPEHIRWESDSEVAGEVVAEFAGRLCYLSFGEDAGLEGGHRTIPGRTSNESYLANILKVKHGSVLEHAVWSLLIEGVSRSLTHELVRHRAGMGYSQLSQRYVDESQIGFVLPPEIEESTPEFDTWREACEHSLGAYRRLLDQLTEKVGDDGPATMRKKRAREASRSVLPNAAETKIVATGNARAWRHFCEMRGSGSADREIRRLTAVVLRLLQAEAPNIFGDMRLVPHTDGTEVVETLNPKV
- a CDS encoding cobalamin-binding protein, which translates into the protein MRIVSLLSSATEIVYALGLQDRLVGISHECDHPPEALRLPRASRSRFDPAGLTSGEIDAAVRRCMAEFGSVYEVDRALLRELRPDLILTQGVCEVCAVPTGSVQEAVRELPGAPVVLSLDAHTLDGILETVRQVAEAAGEPRAGAEAVARLRERMDAVAERVAGRPGPRVLALEWLDPPFAPGHWVPEMVERAGGECLLGKAGGRSLQVPWGEVEGLDPELLLLLPCGYDMEHARADADRSRERLRALAGGVADEGRAWVGHSAFFSRSGPRVVRGIEALAAAFHPDRFPGADSAGILERWR
- a CDS encoding SPW repeat protein; this translates as MRLSTRVHGFLDYLVGALVAASPWLLGFAQGGAETWVPVAVGGGAILYSLFTDYELGAVKRLQMTVHLWLDAIGGIVLAASPWVLGFDERVWIPHLAFGLFEVATAFVTDTIPSYERRRARRP
- the corA gene encoding magnesium/cobalt transporter CorA; its protein translation is MPAGRELGPGAPLDVDALPLRAEVHAWASGPKGVHAVPVDEAVRLFRERCGPGRTEPAEEVVWIDLVRPEEAEAAFLRDTLHFHPLAVEDCIRGRQRPKVDRYPGYFFLVLYATRINPDRERMALNEIHIFLGERFVVTVHDQKIGQVAEVVARWRAAPGHFRDTGAIAHALLDGIVDGYFPVLDHFSERLEDMEEAMLADPDPGGGLHDVLGVRRELTLFRRVVAPQRELFTSLLRRDVPFLRPELIPYFQDVHDHVMRVTEEIDALRELLAAVVDAYLSAASNRLNHTMRLMAAWSIILMAMAWIAGIYGMNFDVMPELHWPLGYAWALGVMLVVGGGLFTYFRRRRWI
- the trpE gene encoding anthranilate synthase component I, with the protein product MQLQPSFPEFLSAAREATLVPVSREFLFDTDTPVTAYHKLARPPFGFLLESVVGGERWARYTFLGTEPRSAWRLVGDRIDRWTPGEGWREGERSPDPLAEFERLVGRYAPAEAPGLPRFWGGAVGFFGYDVVRHVERLPDAPAEGLGLPDALFMLTGVVVAIDNLFGRARAVAGVETEGADEAELRRRYDAAAAEVDAAVERIRRGAAPAPLSLGSPAAEDPPFRSTFTREDFEDSVRRVQEYVRAGDAFQVVLSQRLSLPLEVPSFELYRALRTLNPSPYLFYLDLDGFQLVGSSPEVMVRLEEGKVTVRPIAGTRRRGASEEEDAALAGDLLADAKEKAEHLMLLDLGRNDVGRVARYGSVRVPQRMAIEKYSHVLHLVSTVEGDLRDGLSAVDVLRASFPAGTVSGAPKVRAMEIIDELEPSRRGPYAGAVGYFAHGGRTMDTAIAIRTVVVQGGQAHVQAGAGVVADSVPAAEYEETLNKARALLRAMQMVGHAGGGGA